The nucleotide sequence ACCATGAGAATTGAAGCTACTGTTTTAGTCTTTTTATTACGTTTTCTAATAGTTAGATTTATGCCACAACCACTTTAACTCCCACTACCACGCACCTATCACCAACACCACCACTCTACCACCATCAACCGTATGCCGCTTGTTTGCAGGGGTGAATCTAGCTTGTGACCCATAGGGTCACGGGACATCACTAGTTTAAAAATTTTACGTAGAAAATACTCTGAAAATTGTATAGGACACTACTAAATTTAACTActtgaccccatatatttttcaaacTTAAATTTTTCCTTTAAATTGTATggaacaccactaaatttaactactcggaccaCATATATTTTTAGAATTTCGAAATTTTTtaaggtaaacaaccactaaaataacattcaaatataagtattattggaaAAAAATTTGGGACCCCATTGAGTATTGATCCTGAAACCGCCACTGCTTTTTGTAACCAAAGACGGCAATTCTGTTTTCTTGTGGGATAAAAAAGAGTTGTTCTTGTTTGAGTTTACTAGTTCCTGTCTTATTAGGCAATAAAAAAGGTTTGGCTTGGTTTTTTTATTAAAACTTGTCTGGTTTACAATATGTAACAAGTTGatgtttatcatcatttaattggaTGAGATCAGCTCATGATGTTTTGGTTGCGGACTTGCGGTATTATAAATGTACCTAAATAGAATATTGACGTAACATTATTACAATTAATTTTTTGTCCATACTATAAAAACCCACCCCAGCTATGCGCAAACTATTTCTTAAATACAAATTATGATGATGATAGAGGAAAGGAATTGAGGTTTTTTAAATGATTTCTAGATTGATTAATTtaataaacttaataaactaagtatattccAGCAGATACTTGTACTAAAATAGTTAATTATTTCTTTTGGGCCAattgtattaatttttttttttttttttttttttttgaaaagcgggCCAATTGTATTAATTAACTTAGAACCAATATGGAAAGTTGCATAATTATTATGTTATCTTCTCTTGGCTGTTTAGTAACGATGTTGTAACAACTAACAACTTTTGAATCAGGGATTTGCCTAATTGTTtactactacctccgtctcattccaatagggccttattccattttgggctgtcccattctgatagtccacttccataaataaaaaggaaagaagatattttattggtggatctggaaagagaagatatttcattggtggataaatgaatttagtgggatttcctaaaactgcgtgtttattgtctgtggactattggaatgagacggaggcagTATATAAATACTCTCACCGTGTCACATTACTATAAGACCATTTCTAATGGTGACTATGACGTTACGGACAGTTAGTGCATTTTTTGACCAAAAAGTGCAATCTGACTGTGACATGGCAATGTTAGTTTCTTACATTTTCTAACCGTTGTGTAAattttttgtgtcaaatattggCTAGGGTGATatggtaaaatctgattggaaattAGGTGGGGAaaaataagttaatattaaaaaatatgtatttattaaatcagaaaaatcagTAATTGGTTGAAAAAAGTGACGATTTTTGTTTTTAGCATCAGAAGTCCAAGTGACAAAACTGACTGACTACCTGTTATGCTCCGTCAGTTTTGTCCATGTAATCCGACAGATGAAACTAACGCATGGTTATATACGGTCTAAGATTTTGCAATATCTGTAGTATAACATATACCACTTTAATTACATGCAGGATCCCTCTAAATTAACTAGCAGGCTACCAACATCGCAAGTAATGAGTCGCAAACCAGGTCCACATATAACGCTAAACATCTAATATTTCTACATCTGCTACATGTTTTTTAGTTAGCGGATATACTTTGGCCCAACTTAGTCCATGTCCCATATTAGGTTGTATAGAGCCCGATCCCAAGTCTTTATTTATATATTGTCATGCACGTATCCATGATATGATTATCATGTAGAACATATCAGTCTATATCATGATATACATGCATGACAATATATAGTTAGACTTGGGCACCGGACTAAAATGGGACAAAGCCCAAAAGTATATCCGCTAACAATTTTAATATTAGTAAGAAATaggaaaaatgatagttttaaaaaatTGCATCTCACATTTTTGACAGTTGGGGCCATGAGTTCCTTATAAGAGGACTCGGGTTTGAATCTCGTCTTgggcgaatatttagtggtggtcaGGGATtagttggaaacagccagggagtaacCCTGCTGTGCTGCATACATCAGAGTATGAGGTCGGATTACTAGCCCTCCCGGgtagcccgaacagggaaaaccttctacATTTGACCTTTTTTACCTTTTATTTTTGGCACAGTGCAAGGACATCAATGAGCCAACTAATTGGCATCTTAAAGTGGATATAGGTTGACACCGTGATCACTGAAGTAAATATCCGGATATAATTCCTTATCTGTAATGTCAATCCATAACAAGAATGGGTACCTTACATTTTTTTTACTCCGAGTACCTGACAAAAATTCGCTAATTACTGCAGCCCATCCTCTGTGTTTTGTTATTTCTTTACCAAATTTATCCTTTTATCCATTAAACATAATGTCAAGTATCAGTGAGTTTGGGTCTTTTTCTTCACCTGTCAGAttgacccgttttgacccaaaCCCATTACCCAATTCGACACAACCCAATTGTCACCTATAGGTATCAGTAAGTTTGGTGTCTACAGTTAGGGAAATGGAGTATTCATATAATGTCATTTAAAACTTTAAGCAAAAACAAACTGATATATTGAAACAATAACATTATTACATTAAATTACTGAATGTCATGATCATTTGGTTAATGAAGACAAACACAAAGAAGACAGGTAATAATCAATTGACAAAAAAAAGAATAGTGAGCTCATAGAATTCTAATGCAAGACAATTAGCCGGTTCCACCAAGAACACCCTTGAGAGCCTTCACTGTAGCATCATCAAGAAAAGTAGTAGTCTCAACCAACTTTGAAGGCAAATTATTCGCAAACAAAGCGAAATCAAGAATTTGTAAACCAGGTGACGCGCTACTGAAACTTGCAAACGCAACCGCCGTAACACCGCCAGCGTTCACCTGAAAATGCAACAACCCTTGTGGGAAAACCATAAGATCACCTTTCTTTAAGGTCTTAACATACACCGAATTAGCCGATGAGATAAAACCGGCTGTAATTGTTCCTTGTATCACCAAAAGGAGCTCGGAACCACCCGGGTGAGTGTGCATTGGAACCACACCACCAGGGGCTAAGTCCAATCTAGCAATGGAGAGACCGAGCCCGTTTAAGCCCAGAAGTTGGGCTGCAAATGCGGGACTCACGGCTGCTTTAATGATGTTGGAAGTGTTACCTGAAAACCTTAAACTAGTTGACACAAAGTCATCAACGGTGACTATTGTTTCCGGTTTGCAAGCGTAGCCCGCAGGGCTTTCAGGCGCTTTTAGGTCAGCGACGCAAAAGTCTTGGACAGCTGCATGAGTTGAGATGATGAAAAGAGTGCAAATGATGAAGAAAATATGAGTCATTTTCATAATGGAATGAATGGTTATATTTGATGTGATATTGAGGCAATGTTTGAGTTGGTTTATATAAGGAGTGCAAGTAGGTATGCAAAAGAACTAGAACCATAAGATGATGATATCTTATAAAAAGTGAAAAAGGCAAGCTGGCTTGGTAGTGACCTCCATGTTCTTGTAAAGATCTTAATATATATGATACAACATATTAGACCTTTTTGGTTCAGTAAAGAATGTAATATAAGATTGACACTGAATTCCAAATgattgtttattatttttttactgtTTGTCTAGTAACCATGAACTCTATTTTTTTTTAGCATAACCAACAACTCATGCAAAACACTTATTTTAAATCATCATTTCTTGTGTCATGGTTCGATATTCTGATGTACTAGACGTAAAGGAATCACACCAATTCATTTCGAACTTGGTGGCTTATGCCCACACCGGATATGGATCAAATTGTCCCGTAATGTTCTGCATTAATATTTACCAAAAGTAAACAAATTTAAGGTGGGTACTTGCACTGTTGTAAACGGTGTCCGTtgcgtccgttgcgacgcccgttacGGCGTTTTGGTAAcaaaaccgtttcgaccccgtcccgttttcttataagccggtcaacggtcaaaagtcaggtcaaatgcagtaaaattgggtcaacgccggtcaaaagtcaggAATTCTGATAAAATCGGTcgtaagtcggtcaaatcaatcaaaattgacttagtttagtattccattttgtattatattaacgctaatagcaattataggtataAACTTGTCATTTAGCTctaatatatgtgtaaatatatatttatatatataaaagtcaacattagtcaacatccctttcgaccccgtctcggtcccgttttttccgttgcgacgttttgaggtcgctaccgtttcggccctttctcgcgtctttttcaaccttgggtACTTGCATTGCATGCAATGATGCTTACCAACGAGAGACATGTTAACTGAAAATTAACATTGGTTACCATAATCATGATTCATGAAGGATAGGTCCTAATTAAGTCTCAAAGTCTAAGGACAACCCATTGTAGTATtcgtttttaatatattaattaataatcgaAATTGATTTCATACACTTGAACAGAGTGGAGCCACGTATAGATAAAACCTAGGGGTCGAGTTAAAACGATGATTGATATTTTAAATAGAAATCTGAACTAATTCGTTTATACGCTTTTGTGTTTAATTTGCTGAAGTTCTATATATATcctgacaattttagaaaaaagaaaagaaaaaaaatacactTAATTTCTGGCTCTCTTTCTGCATACAGAATTAACTTATTTACTGTACAGTGGCAAAAACTTGATGGTTTAGGTAACTTTGCTATCAAAAGGTCAAAACCTCGATAAGGGCACTCAAATTAAGGGAGTGCCACAAAAGCTATACTATAGGATAAGAAGATAATGAATGGAGGGGCACAATCTCCTCCTGCATTTATGTCTATGGTCATAAGAATTCTCTGAGCTATATACTCACTTCTCAACTCTTAGTAGTAGACTCTCAAATGAAGATGATTGCTATAACATCTTCTT is from Rutidosis leptorrhynchoides isolate AG116_Rl617_1_P2 chromosome 10, CSIRO_AGI_Rlap_v1, whole genome shotgun sequence and encodes:
- the LOC139873069 gene encoding auxin-binding protein ABP19a-like, which translates into the protein MKMTHIFFIICTLFIISTHAAVQDFCVADLKAPESPAGYACKPETIVTVDDFVSTSLRFSGNTSNIIKAAVSPAFAAQLLGLNGLGLSIARLDLAPGGVVPMHTHPGGSELLLVIQGTITAGFISSANSVYVKTLKKGDLMVFPQGLLHFQVNAGGVTAVAFASFSSASPGLQILDFALFANNLPSKLVETTTFLDDATVKALKGVLGGTG